In Roseofilum casamattae BLCC-M143, one genomic interval encodes:
- a CDS encoding Uma2 family endonuclease translates to MSVELIDEQRPQAETVAEEAIAKKVIPLPPTDLPYDDGEPLESNRHRIAMNVLIDSLHQAYQGRDDYYTSGNMFVYYSTQQIKNQDFRGPDFFATLNVDGTKERLSWVVWEEHGRYPNVIVELMSPSTARIDRNLKKTLYEQTFKTNDYFIYNPFDRNSLQGWHLGSQGKYEEIIPNHRGWLWCASLELWLGVWDGELTKENAPWLRFYDPQDNLVLLPKEEAELEKAKVVQERERAEQESQRAEQERQRAENAEVVVEEQAQKIQQLQERLRQMGIEPENLP, encoded by the coding sequence ATGTCGGTTGAATTGATTGACGAACAACGACCTCAAGCAGAAACTGTTGCAGAGGAAGCGATCGCCAAAAAAGTCATTCCCCTGCCTCCAACTGACCTACCATACGATGACGGAGAACCCTTGGAAAGTAATCGCCATCGCATCGCAATGAATGTGCTCATTGACTCGTTGCACCAAGCTTACCAGGGACGCGACGATTACTATACCAGCGGTAATATGTTCGTCTATTACAGCACCCAACAGATAAAGAACCAGGACTTTCGCGGACCCGATTTTTTTGCCACCCTGAACGTGGATGGAACCAAAGAGCGCCTCAGTTGGGTGGTTTGGGAAGAGCACGGACGCTATCCCAATGTCATTGTCGAGCTAATGTCTCCATCGACAGCGCGGATCGATCGCAACCTCAAAAAGACCTTATACGAACAAACCTTCAAAACCAACGACTATTTCATCTATAATCCCTTCGATCGCAATTCCTTGCAAGGATGGCATCTAGGCAGTCAAGGTAAGTATGAGGAAATTATCCCCAACCATCGCGGATGGTTATGGTGCGCCAGTTTAGAATTGTGGTTGGGCGTGTGGGATGGAGAGTTAACCAAAGAAAATGCCCCTTGGTTGCGCTTCTACGATCCTCAAGATAATCTCGTATTGTTACCGAAAGAAGAAGCCGAACTGGAGAAAGCTAAAGTAGTGCAGGAGCGCGAGCGAGCCGAGCAAGAGAGCCAGCGAGCCGAGCAAGAGCGCCAGCGAGCTGAGAATGCTGAAGTTGTTGTTGAGGAACAAGCGCAGAAAATTCAACAATTGCAAGAACGCTTGCGACAAATGGGCATAGAACCGGAGAATCTACCCTAG
- a CDS encoding Uma2 family endonuclease gives MSVELIDEQRPQAETVAEETSAEEVIPLPPTDLPYDDGEPLESNRHRIAMNVLIDSLHQAYQGRDDYYTSGNMFVYYSTQQIKNQDFRGPDFFATLNVDGTKERLSWVVWEEHGRYPNVIVELMSKSTAHIDRNQKKTLYEQTFKTNDYFVYNPFDRNSLQGWHLGSQGKYEEIIPNDRGWLWCASLELWLGVWDGELTKENAPWLRFYDPQDNLVLLPKEEAELERDRAENAEEVVREQAREIEQLQERLRQMGVDPDNLS, from the coding sequence ATGTCGGTTGAATTGATTGACGAACAACGACCTCAAGCAGAAACTGTTGCAGAGGAAACTTCAGCAGAAGAAGTCATTCCTCTTCCTCCAACTGACCTACCATACGATGACGGAGAACCCTTGGAAAGTAATCGCCATCGCATCGCTATGAATGTGCTCATTGACTCGTTGCACCAAGCTTACCAGGGACGCGACGATTACTATACCAGCGGTAATATGTTCGTCTATTACAGCACCCAACAGATAAAGAACCAGGACTTTCGCGGGCCAGACTTTTTCGCCACCCTGAACGTGGATGGAACCAAAGAGCGCCTCAGTTGGGTGGTTTGGGAAGAGCACGGACGCTATCCCAATGTCATTGTAGAGCTAATGTCCAAATCGACAGCCCATATCGATCGCAACCAAAAAAAGACCTTATACGAACAAACCTTCAAAACCAACGACTATTTCGTCTATAATCCCTTCGATCGCAATTCCTTGCAAGGATGGCACTTAGGCAGTCAGGGTAAGTATGAGGAGATTATCCCCAACGATCGCGGATGGTTATGGTGCGCCAGTTTAGAATTGTGGTTGGGCGTGTGGGATGGAGAATTAACGAAAGAAAATGCCCCTTGGTTGCGCTTCTACGATCCTCAAGACAATCTCGTATTGTTACCGAAAGAAGAAGCCGAACTGGAGCGCGATCGAGCTGAGAACGCTGAAGAGGTTGTTCGGGAACAAGCTCGGGAGATTGAACAGTTACAAGAGCGCTTGCGACAAATGGGCGTAGATCCGGATAATCTGTCCTAG
- a CDS encoding methylenetetrahydrofolate reductase has translation MTSSFRQALYSGEFIITAEAMPPKGGDPSHMLEMVKPLKGRVHAVNITDGSRAVLRMSSLACSVLLQQNGIEPICQMTCRDRNRMALQSDLMGANALGIHNILALTGDPVKAGDHPDGRAVFELESVRLLKVIDKLNQGIDSNDKPLTDGALNMLAGAAVDPQLKSWSGLQSRFEKKLAAGAQFFQSQLITDFERLDKFMTQVASQSDKPILAGIFLLKSAKNAQFINRCVPGVQIPDEIIERLANAEKPLLEGMRIAAEQIKLARDICQGVHLMAVKREDLIPQILDLAEIAPLA, from the coding sequence ATGACTAGTTCGTTCCGACAAGCTTTATACTCTGGAGAATTTATTATTACGGCTGAAGCAATGCCGCCAAAAGGGGGAGACCCCAGTCACATGTTAGAGATGGTGAAACCACTCAAAGGTAGAGTTCATGCGGTAAACATTACCGATGGTTCCCGTGCCGTACTGCGCATGTCGTCTCTCGCATGTAGCGTTCTCTTGCAGCAAAATGGTATTGAACCAATCTGTCAGATGACCTGTCGCGATCGCAACCGCATGGCTCTGCAATCGGACCTCATGGGAGCCAACGCTCTTGGTATCCATAACATCTTAGCCCTCACTGGCGACCCTGTAAAAGCCGGCGACCATCCCGACGGCCGCGCCGTTTTTGAACTGGAGTCCGTGCGCTTACTCAAAGTTATCGATAAACTCAATCAAGGCATCGATAGCAACGATAAACCTCTCACCGACGGCGCCTTAAATATGCTCGCCGGAGCTGCTGTCGATCCGCAACTGAAAAGTTGGTCGGGACTGCAAAGTAGATTTGAGAAAAAACTAGCAGCAGGGGCGCAATTTTTCCAAAGTCAACTGATTACCGACTTCGAGCGTTTGGATAAATTCATGACGCAAGTTGCCTCCCAGTCGGATAAACCCATTCTCGCCGGAATTTTCTTACTGAAATCGGCGAAAAATGCGCAATTTATCAATCGCTGCGTTCCCGGAGTTCAGATTCCCGATGAGATTATCGAGCGTTTAGCGAATGCCGAAAAACCTCTATTAGAAGGGATGAGAATTGCGGCCGAACAAATTAAACTCGCTCGAGATATCTGCCAAGGCGTACATTTAATGGCGGTGAAGCGAGAAGATTTGATTCCCCAGATTCTCGACTTAGCCGAGATTGCACCATTAGCCTAA